One Salminus brasiliensis chromosome 5, fSalBra1.hap2, whole genome shotgun sequence DNA segment encodes these proteins:
- the LOC140555782 gene encoding ATP-dependent translocase ABCB1-like isoform X1 yields the protein MREEPASNEHPPDPQEVNPVGHLNLAFTQDEKPQEKTPEDDKPEKQSKDSKSKGKKNKKKKSNKDKEPVKAVGLFQLFRYATCPEVFMMLIGLLCSAIHGAALPIMCIVFGSMTDSFVQSGQQFNFTGNYTSNFTQYSSDCVTFPGVDIEASMTLNAYYFVGIGAGVLVLGMFQVMLFLLTATRQTKRIREKYFHAVLHQQMAWFDTHPIGELNTRLTDDINTINDGLGDKICIFVQFFCRFLAGIIIGFIYGWKLTLVIMSVSPLLAGSAAVWSKILATLTSKELSAYAKAGAVAEEVLVAIRTVVAFNGQKKALEKYESNLVEAKNFGVKKAITTNVSMGITQFFIFATYALAFWYGTKLSVDEPENYSIGKVITVFFSVMIGAFSLGQGAPNLESIAKARGAAYSIYNTIDMPRPIDSSSKKGFKPDSVRGDIEFKNIHFSYPSRKDVKILQGMSLKVPRGKTIALVGASGCGKSTTIQLLQRFYDPDAGEVTLDGRDIRTLNVRWLRENMGIVSQEPVLFGTTIAENIRYGREDATDEDIERAVREANAYEFISKLPDRLNTMVGERGAQLSGGQKQRIAIARALVKNPKILLLDEATSALDTQSESIVQAALDKARAGRTTIVIAHRLSTIRTADVIAGFKDGQVVEQGTHRELMSKKGVYYSLVMQQTSGRSGNDNDEDDDENVSEGETSQDSFDSDNPDDLVEVKIENGGFERNSIRRSVTLQRRSSKRKSGKKKSKKSKSKKDKEKKEKVPELPFSRILALNKPEWPYVLVGTLSSLVGGAVYPCVGILFAKIIGVFSEVDPEVKRQKTMMFSLLFLLIGAVAFITYFFQGFMFGKSGEILTMRLRSQAFKAILRQDISWFDDHNNAVGVLTTKLATDASLVKGAAGSRIGLATSSVCALGISVIVAFCFSWQLTLLILACVPFLTGANFIQMRAMQGHASKDQSALETSGKISTETVENFKTVVALTREDVFFRKFNDSLELPYRSALCKAPIYGITFALAQAIPYFVNSAVFRFGAWLIAHCHTNYENVFLVFSVIIFAAMSIGQSSSFAPDFAKAKVAAGRIIALLEKTPEIDIYSEAGDKPMNFKGDIEFHDVHFSYPTRPNIKILQGLNVSVAQGQTLALVGGSGCGKSTSIQLLERFYNPAGGQVLADRKDTQKLNLAWLRSQLGLVSQEPILFDCTIAENIQYGDNSRVVSQEEVVEAAKNANIHEFILNLPEKYNTRVGDKGTQLSGGQKQRIAIARALVRKPKVLLLDEATSALDTESEKIVQKALDDARQGRTCIVIAHRLTTIQNADIIAVIQNGQVAEQGTHSELMAKQGPYYALVNAQVSH from the exons AGGTGAATCCTGTGGGCCACCTCAACCTGGCCTTCACCCAGGACGAGAAACCTCAGGAGAAGACACCAGAGGACGACAAACCAGAGAAGCAGTCGAAGGACTCCAAATCAAAGGGCAAGAA gaacaagaaaaagaagtcCAACAAGGACAAGGAGCCGGTGAAGGCAGTCGGGCTTTTCCAGCTG TTTCGCTACGCCACCTGTCCAGAGGTGTTCATGATGCTGATCGGTCTCCTGTGTTCTGCTATTCACGGAGCCGCCCTGCCCATCATGTGCATCGTCTTCGGGTCGATGACTGACAGCTTTGTGCAAAGTGGACAGCAGTTCAACTTCACAG GAAACTACACCAGTAACTTCACACAGTACTCTTCGGACTGCGTGACCTTTCCTGGAGTTGACATCGAAGCATCTATGACATT GAACGCTTATTACTTCGTTGGGATAGGAGCTGGGGTTCTGGTCCTCGGAATGTTCCAGGTCATGCTGTTCCTACTGACAGCCACCAGGCAGACCAAACGGATCAGAGAGAAGTACTTCCATGCCGTCCTCCACCAACAGATGGCGTGGTTCGATACACACCCCATCGGAGAACTCAACACCCGGCTCACAGA TGACATAAACACAATCAACGATGGTCTGGGAGACAAGATCTGTATATTCGTCCAGTTCTTCTGCAGGTTTCTTGCTGGTATAATCATCGGATTTATCTACGGCTGGAAGCTAACGCTGGTCATCATGTCAGTCAGTCCACTGCTGGCGGGTTCAGCTGCTGTGTGGTCTAAG ATTCTTGCCACTCTCACCAGTAAGGAGCTGTCAGCCTATGCCAAAGCTGGAGCAGTGGCTGAGGAGGTACTTGTGGCCATCAGGACCGTTGTGGCCTTCAATGGCCAGAAGAAAGCTCTTGAAAA GTATGAAAGCAATTTGGTGGAAGCAAAGAACTTTGGGGTGAAGAAGGCCATCACAACAAATGTGTCTATGGGCATAACGCAGTTCTTCATATTTGCTACCTACGCCCTGGCGTTTTGGTACGGCACAAAACTGTCTGTGGACGAACCGGAAAACTACAGCATCGGTAAAGTCATCACT GTCTTCTTCTCAGTGATGATCGGAGCCTTCTCGTTGGGTCAGGGAGCTCCCAATCTGGAAAGTATCGCCAAGGCCCGTGGTGCTGCATATTCCATCTATAACACCATTGACATG CCTCGTCCCATTGACAGCAGTTCAAAGAAGGGCTTCAAACCAGACAGTGTGAGAGGCGACATCGAATTCAAGAACATCCATTTCAGCTACCCTTCCAGAAAGGACGTGAAG ATCCTTCAGGGGATGAGCCTGAAAGTGCCCCGTGGGAAGACGATCGCTCTGGTAGGGGCCAGCGGCTGTGGGAAGAGCACCACCATTCAGCTGCTGCAAAGGTTTTATGACCCAGATGCAGGAGAG GTGACCCTGGATGGTCGAGACATCCGCACTCTGAATGTGCGATGGCTGAGGGAGAACATGGGCATTGTGAGCCAGGAGCCTGTGCTCTTCGGTACCACAATTGCTGAGAACATCCGGTATGGTCGTGAGGACGCCACTGATGAGGACATAGAAAGGGCCGTGAGAGAGGCCAACGCCTACGAGTTCATCTCCAAGCTACCCGAT AGGCTGAACACCATGGTGGGAGAACGGGGGGCTCAGCTGAGCGGTGGGCAGAAGCAGAGGATCGCCATCGCTCGTGCTCTGGTCAAGAACCCCAAAATTCTCTTGCTGGATGAAGCCACGTCAGCTCTGGACACACAAAGTGAATCCATTGTGCAGGCTGCCTTAGATAAG GCAAGAGCCGGTCGCACCACCATCGTGATTGCTCACCGGCTATCCACCATCCGCACTGCTGACGTGATTGCTGGCTTCAAGGATGGCCAAGTGGTGGAGCAGGGAACTCACAGGGAACTCATGAGCAAGAAAGGGGTCTACTACTCTCTCGTCATGCAGCAG ACTAGTGGCAGATCTGGGAATGACAACGACGAGGACGATGATGAGAATGTGTCAGAAGGAGAAACCAGTCAGGACTCTTTTGACAGTGACAATCCCGATGATTTGGTGGAAGTGAAGATAGAAAATGGGGGTTTCGAGAGAAACTCAATAAGACGCAGCGTGACTCTTCAAAGGAGATCGTCTAAAAGGAAGTCAGGGAAGAAGAAGTCAAAGAAGTCCAAATCTAAGAAAGACAAGGAG AAAAAGGAGAAAGTTCCAGAGCTCCCTTTCAGCAGGATCCTGGCTCTGAACAAGCCTGAGTGGCCTTATGTGCTGGTGGGCACGCTGTCCAGCCTTGTGGGAGGAGCTGTCTACCCCTGTGTGGGCATCCTCTTTGCCAAAATCATCGGT GTGTTTTCGGAAGTCGACCCTGAAGTGAAGCGTCAGAAAACGATGATGTTCTCGCTTCTGTTCCTCCTCATTGGAGCTGTGGCGTTTATCACCTATTTCTTTCAG GGCTTTATGTTTGGGAAGTCTGGGGAGATACTGACCATGAGGCTGAGGAGCCAGGCCTTCAAGGCCATTCTGAGACAG GACATCAGCTGGTTTGACGATCACAACAATGCAGTAGGAGTCCTGACCACTAAGTTAGCCACAGATGCATCACTCGTTAAAGGG GCAGCCGGGTCTAGGATAGGTTTGGCCACCAGCTCTGTTTGTGCCCTGGGCATCTCTGTGATCGTAGCCTTCTGCTTTAGCTGGCAGCTCACGCTTCTCATCCTTGCCTGTGTGCCCTTCCTCACTGGAGCCAACTTCATCCAAATGAGAGCTATGCAAGGCCATGCCTCCAAAGACCAGAGTGCCCTGGAAACTTCAGGCAAG ATATCCACGGAAACTGTGGAGAACTTCAAGACTGTGGTCGCACTGACAAGGGAAGACGTCTTCTTCCGCAAGTTCAACGACAGCCTGGAATTACCGTACCG GTCGGCCTTGTGTAAAGCACCTATCTATGGGATCACCTTCGCCCTTGCTCAGGCAATCCCCTACTTTGTGAACTCCGCAGTCTTCCGCTTCGGAGCCTGGCTGATTGCACACTGCCACACTAATTACGAGAATGTTTTCCT AGTGTTTTCCGTGATCATCTTCGCTGCCATGAGCATCGGCCAGTCCTCTTCTTTCGCCCCAGACTTTGCCAAAGCCAAAGTGGCAGCTGGAAGGATCATAGCCTTGCTGGAAAAAACGCCTGAGATTGACATCTACAGTGAAGCAGGAGATAAACCT ATGAACTTCAAGGGAGATATAGAATTCCATGATGTGCACTTCTCATATCCGACACGACCGAACATTAAGATTCTGCAGGGCCTAAATGTGTCAGTGGCACAAGGTCAGACACTGGCCCTGGTTGGAGGCAGTGGCTGTGGGAAGAGCACCTCCATCCAGCTGCTGGAACGCTTCTACAACCCTGCTGGTGGGCAAGTG TTAGCTGACAGGAAGGACACTCAGAAACTGAACCTAGCTTGGCTGCGCTCTCAGCTGGGCCTGGTCTCTCAGGAGCCCATCCTGTTTGACTGCACCATCGCTGAGAACATCCAGTACGGAGACAACAGCCGTGTGGTCAGCCAGGAAGAGGTGGTGGAGGCTGCTAAAAATGCCAACATCCATGAATTTATTCTTAACCTGCCAGAG AAATACAACACACGTGTGGGGGATAAAGGCACTCAGTTGTCCGGAGGGCAGAAACAAAGGATAGCCATCGCACGAGCCCTGGTCCGCAAACCCAAAGTGCTGCTGCTGGATGAAGCCACGTCAGCCCTGGACACGGAGAGTGAGAAG ATTGTGCAGAAAGCTCTGGACGATGCTCGACAGGGGCGAACCTGCATCGTCATCGCCCACCGCTTGACCACCATCCAGAACGCTGACATCATCGCGGTCATTCAGAACGGCCAGGTGGCCGAGCAGGGCACGCACAGCGAGCTAATGGCCAAACAAGGGCCGTACTACGCTCTGGTGAACGCACAAGTGTCTCACTAG
- the LOC140555782 gene encoding ATP-dependent translocase ABCB1-like isoform X2, with protein sequence MREEPASNEHPPDPQEVNPVGHLNLAFTQDEKPQEKTPEDDKPEKQSKDSKSKGKKNKKKKSNKDKEPVKAVGLFQLFRYATCPEVFMMLIGLLCSAIHGAALPIMCIVFGSMTDSFVQSGQQFNFTGNYTSNFTQYSSDCVTFPGVDIEASMTLNAYYFVGIGAGVLVLGMFQVMLFLLTATRQTKRIREKYFHAVLHQQMAWFDTHPIGELNTRLTDDINTINDGLGDKICIFVQFFCRFLAGIIIGFIYGWKLTLVIMSVSPLLAGSAAVWSKILATLTSKELSAYAKAGAVAEEVLVAIRTVVAFNGQKKALEKYESNLVEAKNFGVKKAITTNVSMGITQFFIFATYALAFWYGTKLSVDEPENYSIGKVITVFFSVMIGAFSLGQGAPNLESIAKARGAAYSIYNTIDMPRPIDSSSKKGFKPDSVRGDIEFKNIHFSYPSRKDVKILQGMSLKVPRGKTIALVGASGCGKSTTIQLLQRFYDPDAGEVTLDGRDIRTLNVRWLRENMGIVSQEPVLFGTTIAENIRYGREDATDEDIERAVREANAYEFISKLPDRLNTMVGERGAQLSGGQKQRIAIARALVKNPKILLLDEATSALDTQSESIVQAALDKARAGRTTIVIAHRLSTIRTADVIAGFKDGQVVEQGTHRELMSKKGVYYSLVMQQTSGRSGNDNDEDDDENVSEGETSQDSFDSDNPDDLVEVKIENGGFERNSIRRSVTLQRRSSKRKSGKKKSKKSKSKKDKEEKVPELPFSRILALNKPEWPYVLVGTLSSLVGGAVYPCVGILFAKIIGVFSEVDPEVKRQKTMMFSLLFLLIGAVAFITYFFQGFMFGKSGEILTMRLRSQAFKAILRQDISWFDDHNNAVGVLTTKLATDASLVKGAAGSRIGLATSSVCALGISVIVAFCFSWQLTLLILACVPFLTGANFIQMRAMQGHASKDQSALETSGKISTETVENFKTVVALTREDVFFRKFNDSLELPYRSALCKAPIYGITFALAQAIPYFVNSAVFRFGAWLIAHCHTNYENVFLVFSVIIFAAMSIGQSSSFAPDFAKAKVAAGRIIALLEKTPEIDIYSEAGDKPMNFKGDIEFHDVHFSYPTRPNIKILQGLNVSVAQGQTLALVGGSGCGKSTSIQLLERFYNPAGGQVLADRKDTQKLNLAWLRSQLGLVSQEPILFDCTIAENIQYGDNSRVVSQEEVVEAAKNANIHEFILNLPEKYNTRVGDKGTQLSGGQKQRIAIARALVRKPKVLLLDEATSALDTESEKIVQKALDDARQGRTCIVIAHRLTTIQNADIIAVIQNGQVAEQGTHSELMAKQGPYYALVNAQVSH encoded by the exons AGGTGAATCCTGTGGGCCACCTCAACCTGGCCTTCACCCAGGACGAGAAACCTCAGGAGAAGACACCAGAGGACGACAAACCAGAGAAGCAGTCGAAGGACTCCAAATCAAAGGGCAAGAA gaacaagaaaaagaagtcCAACAAGGACAAGGAGCCGGTGAAGGCAGTCGGGCTTTTCCAGCTG TTTCGCTACGCCACCTGTCCAGAGGTGTTCATGATGCTGATCGGTCTCCTGTGTTCTGCTATTCACGGAGCCGCCCTGCCCATCATGTGCATCGTCTTCGGGTCGATGACTGACAGCTTTGTGCAAAGTGGACAGCAGTTCAACTTCACAG GAAACTACACCAGTAACTTCACACAGTACTCTTCGGACTGCGTGACCTTTCCTGGAGTTGACATCGAAGCATCTATGACATT GAACGCTTATTACTTCGTTGGGATAGGAGCTGGGGTTCTGGTCCTCGGAATGTTCCAGGTCATGCTGTTCCTACTGACAGCCACCAGGCAGACCAAACGGATCAGAGAGAAGTACTTCCATGCCGTCCTCCACCAACAGATGGCGTGGTTCGATACACACCCCATCGGAGAACTCAACACCCGGCTCACAGA TGACATAAACACAATCAACGATGGTCTGGGAGACAAGATCTGTATATTCGTCCAGTTCTTCTGCAGGTTTCTTGCTGGTATAATCATCGGATTTATCTACGGCTGGAAGCTAACGCTGGTCATCATGTCAGTCAGTCCACTGCTGGCGGGTTCAGCTGCTGTGTGGTCTAAG ATTCTTGCCACTCTCACCAGTAAGGAGCTGTCAGCCTATGCCAAAGCTGGAGCAGTGGCTGAGGAGGTACTTGTGGCCATCAGGACCGTTGTGGCCTTCAATGGCCAGAAGAAAGCTCTTGAAAA GTATGAAAGCAATTTGGTGGAAGCAAAGAACTTTGGGGTGAAGAAGGCCATCACAACAAATGTGTCTATGGGCATAACGCAGTTCTTCATATTTGCTACCTACGCCCTGGCGTTTTGGTACGGCACAAAACTGTCTGTGGACGAACCGGAAAACTACAGCATCGGTAAAGTCATCACT GTCTTCTTCTCAGTGATGATCGGAGCCTTCTCGTTGGGTCAGGGAGCTCCCAATCTGGAAAGTATCGCCAAGGCCCGTGGTGCTGCATATTCCATCTATAACACCATTGACATG CCTCGTCCCATTGACAGCAGTTCAAAGAAGGGCTTCAAACCAGACAGTGTGAGAGGCGACATCGAATTCAAGAACATCCATTTCAGCTACCCTTCCAGAAAGGACGTGAAG ATCCTTCAGGGGATGAGCCTGAAAGTGCCCCGTGGGAAGACGATCGCTCTGGTAGGGGCCAGCGGCTGTGGGAAGAGCACCACCATTCAGCTGCTGCAAAGGTTTTATGACCCAGATGCAGGAGAG GTGACCCTGGATGGTCGAGACATCCGCACTCTGAATGTGCGATGGCTGAGGGAGAACATGGGCATTGTGAGCCAGGAGCCTGTGCTCTTCGGTACCACAATTGCTGAGAACATCCGGTATGGTCGTGAGGACGCCACTGATGAGGACATAGAAAGGGCCGTGAGAGAGGCCAACGCCTACGAGTTCATCTCCAAGCTACCCGAT AGGCTGAACACCATGGTGGGAGAACGGGGGGCTCAGCTGAGCGGTGGGCAGAAGCAGAGGATCGCCATCGCTCGTGCTCTGGTCAAGAACCCCAAAATTCTCTTGCTGGATGAAGCCACGTCAGCTCTGGACACACAAAGTGAATCCATTGTGCAGGCTGCCTTAGATAAG GCAAGAGCCGGTCGCACCACCATCGTGATTGCTCACCGGCTATCCACCATCCGCACTGCTGACGTGATTGCTGGCTTCAAGGATGGCCAAGTGGTGGAGCAGGGAACTCACAGGGAACTCATGAGCAAGAAAGGGGTCTACTACTCTCTCGTCATGCAGCAG ACTAGTGGCAGATCTGGGAATGACAACGACGAGGACGATGATGAGAATGTGTCAGAAGGAGAAACCAGTCAGGACTCTTTTGACAGTGACAATCCCGATGATTTGGTGGAAGTGAAGATAGAAAATGGGGGTTTCGAGAGAAACTCAATAAGACGCAGCGTGACTCTTCAAAGGAGATCGTCTAAAAGGAAGTCAGGGAAGAAGAAGTCAAAGAAGTCCAAATCTAAGAAAGACAAGGAG GAGAAAGTTCCAGAGCTCCCTTTCAGCAGGATCCTGGCTCTGAACAAGCCTGAGTGGCCTTATGTGCTGGTGGGCACGCTGTCCAGCCTTGTGGGAGGAGCTGTCTACCCCTGTGTGGGCATCCTCTTTGCCAAAATCATCGGT GTGTTTTCGGAAGTCGACCCTGAAGTGAAGCGTCAGAAAACGATGATGTTCTCGCTTCTGTTCCTCCTCATTGGAGCTGTGGCGTTTATCACCTATTTCTTTCAG GGCTTTATGTTTGGGAAGTCTGGGGAGATACTGACCATGAGGCTGAGGAGCCAGGCCTTCAAGGCCATTCTGAGACAG GACATCAGCTGGTTTGACGATCACAACAATGCAGTAGGAGTCCTGACCACTAAGTTAGCCACAGATGCATCACTCGTTAAAGGG GCAGCCGGGTCTAGGATAGGTTTGGCCACCAGCTCTGTTTGTGCCCTGGGCATCTCTGTGATCGTAGCCTTCTGCTTTAGCTGGCAGCTCACGCTTCTCATCCTTGCCTGTGTGCCCTTCCTCACTGGAGCCAACTTCATCCAAATGAGAGCTATGCAAGGCCATGCCTCCAAAGACCAGAGTGCCCTGGAAACTTCAGGCAAG ATATCCACGGAAACTGTGGAGAACTTCAAGACTGTGGTCGCACTGACAAGGGAAGACGTCTTCTTCCGCAAGTTCAACGACAGCCTGGAATTACCGTACCG GTCGGCCTTGTGTAAAGCACCTATCTATGGGATCACCTTCGCCCTTGCTCAGGCAATCCCCTACTTTGTGAACTCCGCAGTCTTCCGCTTCGGAGCCTGGCTGATTGCACACTGCCACACTAATTACGAGAATGTTTTCCT AGTGTTTTCCGTGATCATCTTCGCTGCCATGAGCATCGGCCAGTCCTCTTCTTTCGCCCCAGACTTTGCCAAAGCCAAAGTGGCAGCTGGAAGGATCATAGCCTTGCTGGAAAAAACGCCTGAGATTGACATCTACAGTGAAGCAGGAGATAAACCT ATGAACTTCAAGGGAGATATAGAATTCCATGATGTGCACTTCTCATATCCGACACGACCGAACATTAAGATTCTGCAGGGCCTAAATGTGTCAGTGGCACAAGGTCAGACACTGGCCCTGGTTGGAGGCAGTGGCTGTGGGAAGAGCACCTCCATCCAGCTGCTGGAACGCTTCTACAACCCTGCTGGTGGGCAAGTG TTAGCTGACAGGAAGGACACTCAGAAACTGAACCTAGCTTGGCTGCGCTCTCAGCTGGGCCTGGTCTCTCAGGAGCCCATCCTGTTTGACTGCACCATCGCTGAGAACATCCAGTACGGAGACAACAGCCGTGTGGTCAGCCAGGAAGAGGTGGTGGAGGCTGCTAAAAATGCCAACATCCATGAATTTATTCTTAACCTGCCAGAG AAATACAACACACGTGTGGGGGATAAAGGCACTCAGTTGTCCGGAGGGCAGAAACAAAGGATAGCCATCGCACGAGCCCTGGTCCGCAAACCCAAAGTGCTGCTGCTGGATGAAGCCACGTCAGCCCTGGACACGGAGAGTGAGAAG ATTGTGCAGAAAGCTCTGGACGATGCTCGACAGGGGCGAACCTGCATCGTCATCGCCCACCGCTTGACCACCATCCAGAACGCTGACATCATCGCGGTCATTCAGAACGGCCAGGTGGCCGAGCAGGGCACGCACAGCGAGCTAATGGCCAAACAAGGGCCGTACTACGCTCTGGTGAACGCACAAGTGTCTCACTAG